CCGACTCCACAGTGAATTTGGGGGCGATCAGCGCCGGACGCCGGGCCCAGGCTCCCCTCCCGACACGGAGATTCTCCCCGCCCACCTCAGAGAGTCCGGGTTTGATTTCATGAAAGGGTTGGCAGTTTTTCCTGACTCCTCTGTCAGTCGGCTAGCCCACCACGTCCTGCAACAGGCTCAGTCTTGCACCCACCTACATGACTCAGGGACCACCCAAGTCGGGGACAAAGTCACCTAGGAAAGTGCTCCATAAAGGTCGCTGAGTGAACGGTGTTCCACTGAGTGTTAAGCCCTCCAGACACTAGGTTTAGGTTACAGCCCCCATCCTGTGGGTACGAGCGTTGGCGTCCAGGGCCTTTACGGTTAACTCCCCTGCGACGTGCCAACTTTTTTCAGGTCCCTCAGAGGACCGGGTGGGGGTAGGGAGTGCGTACGCCGAGGTTGAGGGAGCATTGCCTTCTGGGAATTGTAGTCTTCAACTTTGTGATGCAAGCGaaactggggggagggggagctaCTGTGTTACCATGTGATGCTCGGGATCAGGTGGTTGGGCCAGCGTCTGTGCAAGAGCTGTGATTGGCTGACTCTAATACGAGCTACGCCACTGGGGGCGGCCCGAAGAGGAGCGCAAGCGCACTGCGTTGTGAGTCTCGGGACCCCTTTCCGAGACTATGGCGCTCAACAAGAATCACTCGGAGGGTGGCGGAGTGATCGTCAACAACACCGAGAGGTGAAAACCCTGCGGGGGGATCCTGGGAGATCGAGGGGCGGACGTCGAGGGGGTGGGCGGTGGCCGGTGGGGCATAACTCCGGGAAAAGGAAACTGTTGGGGAGCGGTGGCAGGcagcggccgggggcggggctaGAGTAAGGGGGGTCgtgggggaggggcctggagaTCGGGGTCCGCTGTGGGATGTGATCGCGGAGGGCAGCTGGACGAGGACGGGGTTTGGGGAGATGGGTGGGGTCTCGGGCTAGTTCTTGGGCCTGTTTCCCAGGGTCGGTGACTTTAAGAGATGAGAAGAGCCTCAGGCCGAAATAATTCCCAGGTGTTGGGCGTATACTAcgttactatgtgtcaggcactgcgcCTTCTCTACCTTAATACGTAAATCCTGTGCGGGAGGTGATATTGTACACATTTGCtatatagggaaactgaggcacagagagataagtaacttgcctgagatcacagaGCTGTAAGTAGCAGAGGGGGAATTCCACGAAAGGAGTCTTGACTCCAAAGTCAGCAGGTTTAACTACCAGTAAATAGCCTTCCCAGTATATTCCAGAACTGCTCAGTTTccagataagaaactgaggctcagaggtgaaATGAAACGATAACCTTCGTCAAATGTCTTAACACAGTTCTTGGCGTAGTGTCAGTCCTTGTACAGGTTGGtcccttgtctctttctcttgaaTGCCTGTTGGTTTTGGTCACTCCCCACAGCAGAGGTCTCTCAACTTCAGGGTTCTGTCTGCCCATCCCCCAGTCAGTTCTGTCTGTCCTCCCACCTCTGGGCTCCTTGGatggcttctctctcctcctgttccTTGGGCTTTGAGAATCAGAGCAGCCCTCCCTGGTTGAGCTATGCTTACCCTGAAGCGCCTCTTGAGGGCAGAAAGAGCTTAGCAGGAACCTGAGTCACCAGAGGAGGCTTGTTGCAATCAGAGCCTTGTAGCTGGCTAAGGCCAGCACCCAGCCTGGGGCCTGTCACCCAGGGATGCTCGATGAGTCAGAGGCGAGTGCCTCGGGTGCCCCTGATCTCAGGATGCTGACTTTGCCTCCATCTTACCTGCTCGGGGTCTGCCAGACCAGCCTGTTCCTGGTAATGACCTCGTTTCTCTGAgctgttcttctctttttctggttctcttttcACTTACCCCTCCCCAGTGAAGAAAGTTATGATATTTGGGAGgatgaaaaagacaaatggaaCCATTTGAACTTGGACCTTGTCTTATAATCAGAGAAGCCTCACACTGCTCCTCATTTGTAGCTTCTCTGGGTGCAAACTGTCCTGGGCGCTGACGAACCCTTTTGATGACATTTGGTAGCATCTCCTGcgaccattttctttctctctcagagcGACTTTTCTGGAACAAGAATGTATTTATCCTGCTCCTACCTGGTTTAGGGCTCACTGCTGCTAAATAACGATGTGCCCCGTTTCAGAAAATGCTTCAGcctcatttctgaaaaaattgtgTAGACAATAATTGAAGTTTACATTTACATTCAGCATTTAAAATTTGATGTGTAAAATGTGTAAAAGAGTAAAAACCTTACCCTTCCAGTCATGAACCCCTTTGAGGGCGATGAAAGCATGGACTCTTCCAGAAAAATGCACGTATACAATTATCTCAAGGGCTTCATGAACTGACATCCTGCAGACCCAACTTAGGAACCCCAAAGTAAACCCTTGTGTAATGTGTAGAGTCAtgtcttaaaatgtttatatgttaggcttaaagaaacaaaccaacaaaaacagaACACCTATGATAAGGACTTAAAAGAAAGtggaagatggggctggccctgtggctgactggttaagttcgcacgctctgctttggtggcccagggtttcacaggttcggatcctgggcgcggacatggcactgctcatcaggccattctggggcggcatcccacatagcacaaccagaaggacctgcaaccagaatatacaactatgtactggagtggctttggggaaaggaagaggaagaagaagaaaaaaagattggctaatagatgttagctcaggtgccaatctttaaaaaaaaaaaaagaaagtggaagagtTAAGCCGGATAATCTAACCTGATGTGAGGGATTATGGCGTCTCCAGAGCCTCGCAGCTCTACCGCACTGGTCACTTGGGGGCTGTATGAGTGGGGTTTGGGGGACTTCTGCAGAACCCCAACTTGCTCATCTCTTCCATGGCTGTGTTAATAGTTTTCTTGCAGCAGTGTTGAAACAGAAGAGACGACATGCCAGGCCACTAACTAACATGCTAATGGGCACCCACGCCCTGGGGGTAACAGATTATGACTCCACACTGTCTCATCAGggcctttcctcttttctcatcaCAGCATCCTAATGTCGTATGATCATGTAGAACTTACGTTCAATGACATGAAGAATGTGCCAGAGGCCTTCAAAGGGACCAAGAAGGGCACCGTCTACCTTACCCCTTACCGGGTGAGTTACACAGCGCATTGCTTGCCTTTGGAGGCTCATGGCTCCTGGGGCTTGACATGAGTCTTAGGTTGGCCTCAGCCTCGTGAGGCCAGTGGCCTCCAAACCCTGCTGGACCTCAGTTCCTCACTCCACGTGTTTCTCTGTCACGTGTTCTTGGGTTCTAGAACCACAACCGTGCAGCTGAACTGACCTCTGGACAGTGAATCCATGCACATTCCAGAGCTAGTGCTCCAAAATACATGGTTGGATGCAGCTGCTGGGCTGACCTAAGCCTGGAGGGGAGAGgctgttattattttgatttctgtaggaGTAGCCCACGAGGCCTTTGTGCACATCCAGAATGACACATGTGGTAAACAGGATACGGTGGCATGGCCACAGCCTCTGGACTCGGCAGAGAGCCCGGCAAAACCCTGCAGAGTGGGAAATGCAGAGAGAGACTGTGGACGGGCCTCGCCTGAGAGTTATGCAGACAGACTCCGACAGACttccagagaaatacaaatgggTATTCTTAGAAAAGGATCGCTGTCTGTAGCTGCCCACAAGTTAGACTTAAAGATGGTTGGAAGAGAGGAGCGCATCTTCCAGTTTTATCAGGACTCAGCGGAGGGAGGGGCATCTCAAAAGCCTCTCTCTGGTGGTTCAGGTTGGCATCCAGCCACAGATTGAAGTCGGGGGTTTAAAACAGAAGGTTCTGCGAGCACGGCCTGGGAGGCGCTTGCTGCTCTTTGGGCAGGGAGTCTGCAGCCAATGTCGACGGCCCCTTCTCCCAGGATCTAACGCCCCTGCCACTCTGGTTCTCAGTTCTGCGCAGCTCAGGCTGGACCTCCCCCTTGCCCCTAGACCTTGCCTGCCTTGCCCCGCCTCTCTGCCCTATCTTTGCAGGCCCCTTCACTTACACACCACATCCGCCACCTCCTCACCACCACCCACATGACAGAGCAGTCAGTCCTTCTCACATACACTGTCTGTGAGCGACATGTTTTTCTTGTGACTACATGTCTGTCCTCCCCGGCAGGCTGCATGTAAGGcctcttactttaaaaaactctttctgggggccggcccagtggtgcagctgttaagtgcgcatgtaccacttcagcggcccggggattgccggttcggatcctgggcgcgacatggcactgtttggcaagccatgctgtggtaggcgtcccacatagaaagtagaggaagatgggcacggatgttagctcagggccagtcttcctcaaaaacaaaacaaaacaaaacaaaaacaaaagctctcTCTGGGACTGTCTGGTGCAGAGAGCTCTGGGCCTGTTGGACTCTTGCTTGGCTGCCCACCCCGGCACTGAGAGCAGGCTCATCATACACAGGAAGTGATGGCTGAGTGGGCTGTCATTTGGGTGATGATggcccttctctttctccctgcagGTCATCTTTCTGTCCAAGGGGAAGGATGCCATGCAGTCCTTTATGATGCCTTTCTATCTGATGAAGGACTGTGAGATTAAGCAACCTGTGTTTGGTGCAAACTACATCAAGGGAACAGTGAAGGCCGAAGCAGGAGGTTGGTGACAAGGGGGCACAGGGACACACACGGGGCTTCCAAAGAGGTACTCTGGGGCACCTCTGACTGCTGCCTTGAAGGTGTCCTTTTTGGACCAATATCACCCTAGCCTTGGCCTCTTCCTGGCTCTGGATTAGCTTCTAAGACCAACATCTGAGCTGCCAGCTATTCAGCAGGGGTGGGGTTTTAGTTACCAAGAGCTGGGAAATGCTGGCATTAAAGATGGCAGCTCAGCGGCCTACCTGgaggtgtagtggttgagtttgtacgctctgcttcagcagccctgggttcatgggtttggatcccaggtgcagacctagcaccactcatcaagccacactatggtggcatcccacataaaataggggaagattggcacagatgttagctcagtcacaatcttcctcaagccaaaagaggaagattgacaatggatgttagctcagggccaatcttcctcaccacacacacacacacacaaagatggcAGCTCACATCacttttcagagagagagaaatcagcaAAATGACTGTAAACTAAGTAAGAATGGTTATTGTGACTTGGGGAGTGTGTTCAGATTTTAGGTGTGGGTAGCAACTGTATTAGGTTCTTGAGAAGGGCCTTCTCCCTAGAGCCAGGAAGAGCCAGCTGCCCCTCTGGACTCTTCGAGGGGCCCTGCTCCGTGGCAGACTCTTTCGCAGATACCAGGGACCTCTGTGTCAAACTCGCCTTCCCCCTTCACCCAGCTAGGCCCAGCCTTGCTGTTGAGGAGCTCACAGTTCCCTTTTGGCAGAAGCCAGGCTGGAGGGCCCAGAGCTCTGTCCTTAGGCCCCGTCAGGGTGAGAGATCTGCTCTGAACTTGAACGTCAGTTGCAGCGGAGTGTGCCTTCTCCTGGGACGCTGCCTTTTGGAGATGGGAGGCCCTAGCACAGATGTACTTACAGGGTTGGGGATGAGAGGACAAGTTTGTCCCAGGAAGGAAAAGCCCCCTGTTCCAAAGAGTGAAGCCGGCGTGGGCAGCAGGCAGGCCAGTCTGCGGTGCTGGCATGCTGTGTGGGCCACAGGCCAGAGGCAgcccggggagggagggggcgctgcagggccagcccttcCCCCACAGGTCCCTGGGCATTGGATGGGCCTGGAGAGAACAGATGGCCATCTCTCACCCATCTCTTCGCGTGTAACTCTTGTTCTTTTCCTGAGCTGTGGATGCACTGTCCCTTCTCAGGTGGCTGGGAAGGCTCTGCGTTGTACAAGTTGACCTTTATGGCAGGGGGTGCCATCGAGTTTGGACAAAGGATGCTACAGGTGGCGTCTCAAGGTATCAAGGCTCTAAAAATTAGGGGCCAAGGGCGCACTGAATGTGTgtggtgttttctttgtttgtttgaatttgtttacttttgttttttaagcactCAAGAGATGAGTCTGGGCCCTGGGCTCACTGGGGCTGGGAGTTGGGAAGGAAGCTTGTAATTAGCGTCGGCTCTGTCTTGTACCTGAGAGACTgggtttcctctgcctggagcaggTATAGGACATTTTGACAAAGCTGTTTGGACTCAAGGACACTTTACTGTGGactcataaaaacaaacaaaaaccccagcCGTTAAGCCACCATCCGACAGCCATTTTAAATCACCAAGGGACGTGTTCAGCAGACATCCTCACCTTGTCCCCCACCTTACCGGGCTCCACTCTTTACCCCATCCCTGaactgccctccttccctccacccctgtcCTTGACCTCCCCTGCCCTGGCTCTGACCTCTGTCCCCATCTGGACCCCTCGCCTCATCCTGATTGAGGCTGCCTCCAGAGTGGGTGGGGAGTGGAACGGGGGTTAAGGCATGTCTGCTGTGCACATCCTTGGGACCCTGTGGCTCCCCTCAGCTGGCAGTGGGccgccctctccccagccccggAAGCAGGCGAcactcatttctctctccccttgtACTTATAGCCTCTCGAGGTGAAGCCCCCAGTGGAGCCTATGGGTACTCTTACATGCCCAGCGGGGCCTATGTCTTTCCCCCGCCAGTCGCCAATGGAATGTacccctgccctcctggctaCCCCTATCCACCGCCCCCACCTGGTGAGTGTGTCCTTTGCTGCCCACCCCTTAACCCCAACCACCCACCCACTAACCACCCCACCCAGGCCAGGGGGTTGTAGAGGGGAGACTTGTTTTTTGACCTGCTTCAAGACTAACAGAGAAACTGGAGAGGCCTCGGAGGGTGCCTGCTGAgggcgctgggctgggctgctCACTGGGTCCCTGTCGCTCTCTCGCTGAGCAGAGTTCTATCCGGGACCTCCCATGATGGACGGGGCCATGGGATATGTGCAGCCCCCGCCACCGCCCTACCCTGGGCCCATGGAACCTCCGGTCAGCGGCCCTGATGTTCCCTCCACTCCTGCAGGTGAGGCCTCTGGGCTGCTGGCAGTCCTGGGGGACCAGCCTTCTCCTCCCCGTGGTTGCATGGGAGCCCCAAATGATGAATGACCGCTGGGCTAGGGACTGTCCCCAGGGACCAACTGTGTGGTCCCAGCCCACACTCTGTCCCTTCGccagctgtgtgccctggggCTGGAAAGGTCTCTCTGCACCTGGGTCTTCTCATCCACAAAGAGGTGGTAACAGTATCCCCTGGTTGGGCTGTAAGGCTCAGAGCGGGAGAGGGGTACAGAGACTGGCAAGGACAGTGTAGCGCATGGTCAGTGCTCAGGAAATTTTGACCAGTTTTGTTGATGGAACTAGATGCTCAGCAGCAGCCACCCTGAGCGCTGGGGGGCCAGGGTCAGCGGGCTGAGAGCAGCTCCAGGGACagctggaagaggaggggagagcttGTCACTGGGGCTCATCCTGAGTGTGTTTGCTCTTGCAGCCGAAGCCAAGGCCGCAGAAGCAGCTGCCAGCGCCTATTACAACCCAGGAAACCCCCACAACGTCTACATGCCCACGGTGAGCGAGGGGGGTGAGCAGGGTGGCCACGGTGCCAGAGGGACCCCCGCAGCCACAGTGTGCTGGGATTTAGGGGCGGGGGAGACCTTGTCTTGTTTTGAACCTTCTAATGtgatctttttccttcctttcttccttagaGCCAGCCTCCGCCACCTCCCTACTACCCCCCAGAAGATAAGAAGACCCAGTAGACCCCTCacaccccctgcctcccacctctcATCACTCTTTCATTCCCTCCCCTTGGGGCCCAGTCTGGGCTTGGGCCTGTGATGAGGGGGCCTTGTTCTTCCTCCAGGTCTGATGATAAAACACTTACCAGGAACTAGCGTTGAGGGAAGGAGGGGCCCTTGACTCGGGAGCAGTGCCTCCCAGCTTCCCACCCAGCCCGCAGCCCAGGCGCTGCTCAGCGCACTTCCCTCCCACCGTTGCTGGGCTCTCCTTGGGCACGCGGGGCATCCCCCTCCTTCCCGGCTTGCTCTAGCAACTTCTACCCATGGAGGGACTCTCTGGCCACCTCCTCCACCGCAGTCCAGCTCCTCGTTTTGGTAGCCACTTTATACTCAGCCTCCCGAGCTCCCGTTGGACCAGCTGCGTGTCTTCCCGAGGGCCCTGCCAGGCCCCCTCACATTCCCTCCGCTCTGGTCTGCGCCTTGCCCAGGAAGCCACTTTCCCACCGGACTGTCAGCCCACATTCAGTTCCTAGCCGCCCTCCAGCCCAGTCATACatgccttcccttctctgtcctgtCCTTGCTTTCTGTGGCCACCACTGTGGGACTTTGGGAGCTTTACCTTgagctgccaggggctgggtggcaTGAGGGTCAGGCCACAGTGGCTGGGGGAAGGAGCCCCTGCTTCCCTGCTGGTGTTTCTGGAATTTGGTtccctttgccttctctcttttccctctagaAGAGGCCTCTTGGACTGGAACTGGAGAATGCATGTCCATCCCACCATGCCATTTGGGGGCTGCTGGGCAGGCTGGGAACAAACCCCTGActccaggggcctggcctgggcctgtGTGCTGACCAtaacctctccccagcccctcagcctgcCCTCTTCCCTTTAAGCTTCATGCCTGGTTGGCGATATGTCCCCTGGATGCACTAAAATTTGCTCTCATTTGCTCCTGGACTGGCCATGAAGTGAGGAGATGGTTATTTAAAGAGAATTCCCTATTTATTTgacaaaaaaaatccagtt
The sequence above is drawn from the Equus przewalskii isolate Varuska chromosome 10, EquPr2, whole genome shotgun sequence genome and encodes:
- the WBP2 gene encoding WW domain-binding protein 2 isoform X1 translates to MALNKNHSEGGGVIVNNTESILMSYDHVELTFNDMKNVPEAFKGTKKGTVYLTPYRVIFLSKGKDAMQSFMMPFYLMKDCEIKQPVFGANYIKGTVKAEAGGGWEGSALYKLTFMAGGAIEFGQRMLQVASQASRGEAPSGAYGYSYMPSGAYVFPPPVANGMYPCPPGYPYPPPPPEFYPGPPMMDGAMGYVQPPPPPYPGPMEPPVSGPDVPSTPAAEAKAAEAAASAYYNPGNPHNVYMPTSQPPPPPYYPPEDKKTQ
- the WBP2 gene encoding WW domain-binding protein 2 isoform X3, whose protein sequence is MALNKNHSEGGGVIVNNTESILMSYDHVELTFNDMKNVPEAFKGTKKGTVYLTPYRVIFLSKGKDAMQSFMMPFYLMKDCEIKQPVFGANYIKGTVKAEAGGGWEGSALYKLTFMAGGAIEFGQRMLQVASQEFYPGPPMMDGAMGYVQPPPPPYPGPMEPPVSGPDVPSTPAAEAKAAEAAASAYYNPGNPHNVYMPTSQPPPPPYYPPEDKKTQ
- the WBP2 gene encoding WW domain-binding protein 2 isoform X2; the encoded protein is MALNKNHSEGGGVIVNNTESILMSYDHVELTFNDMKNVPEAFKGTKKGTVYLTPYRVIFLSKGKDAMQSFMMPFYLMKDCEIKQPVFGANYIKGTVKAEAGASRGEAPSGAYGYSYMPSGAYVFPPPVANGMYPCPPGYPYPPPPPEFYPGPPMMDGAMGYVQPPPPPYPGPMEPPVSGPDVPSTPAAEAKAAEAAASAYYNPGNPHNVYMPTSQPPPPPYYPPEDKKTQ